GAACTTCTTCACATTATAGCGTATTTGCTTATTGGGTATTAGGGTATAAACTGTCGTCTTTTTTTGGTTGCAGTAAGCTCAGGGCGAATGGTAACGATTGTTACAGCCAGAGTATTGTCGTTATGTCCAATGCAGCTATACCCACAATGCGAAGGATATGTGTATGAAGGGCAAATAGCCAATCTATGATTAGTACGAACGTTCTCGCATATAATAATAGGGAAGTGAACAAGTAGCAATTTATTTGTTAATAATTACTTATCTTTTGGATGTGCTTTATAGGCTGCTTATTAAAATTAAGCAATGAAAAGTTTGCAATGTTGATTATGAACTGTAGCCACACGGTCATTGAAGTATACAGTCGTGCTTCATTTTTAGATGTAGAACCAATAGCAGGAATACTCACGGCGAAAGGTGTAACTAGTAGGAGAGAGTTGAGCTGATGTTAAAATTAACCATTAAAAAAGGTCATGCTATTTGTATCGGGGATGATGTTCGAATTGAATTTGAACCTGAGCATTATAAAGATAAAATTCATGTTAAAACGAAAATATTTGCACCTGATGAGGTGCCAGTAAAGCGCTTAGAGATTTATGAAAATAGGGAAGAGATAGAAAAAGATTTAAATGATTATTTTAAGCGTGTTAAGAAAAATAAACAGAAAAAACAGCTGGTTAAAGGAAATAACTTTAAAAATAGTCCGCTAAAAAGCTCTAACTCGCCACAGTTTGGTAACTATAGAACTAAAAGTGTTCACTTACCTTTTATGGAGGAAACAAACACTAGCTTTGAAAGCGAAGCTCAAGAGAATAAAAAACAACCTAAAATTATTTTCAAAAAGAAGCGGGCATATAGTCATTTAGAAACCACTAAGCCAACTCGGCAGGCTCCTCAGCTTGAAGCAGAAACATCAAGTAGCTGAGTTTATCAAACTATATATCCAAATCTAACTCAAGTAGCTCCGCCACCTTACCTGTAGAGGGCTGACTATTTAAAGCACGAAAGCTAATGGGACGACTAAAATTAGTTGAAATGGTTAGTTGGGCTGGGTTATCAATAAAACTTTTTAAGGCATCAAGCCAGTCCTGGGCATTACGTTTGACAACTTGTTGTGACTCTAACTGTGTTAGCAGTTGCTGATAATGTGGCTCTGAAAGTAATTCAATAATCGTAGAGTCAGGGGTTTTGACTTGGGCCAATTGGAACCATTGTTGAAATTTGCGAATAAAGCCCTGATCCAGATAAGTCGCTTGCAGTTGCGTTAAGCGAACACTTTCCCAGTCTGTTTGGTTACTAAACAGGTTAACAATATTTAATTGTGCAGCGGCTGTCTCAAGTAGTGAAAGCCTATCTAAGGATAATTTGGCATTAATTTCGCCTAACTGATTTGCACTCGTTTTAAGGTTGAGTGTTAACAAGTCTTCAGCTTGATTGTAATTCCAGTCAACATGAAAATTAATGGGTAGTTTGTCATAGCCCATTGCAACCAACATATAAACAAATTGGTTATCACCAATAGTGCGGTATAAATCGGCGTCTTCAATTAGTTTGGCTTTATAGCCGGTTATCGCTAATTCACCTTGCTGTAAATGGGTAATGTCTTGCAGCTGGGTAAAGCTGGTTTGTAATGTTTCAGCCTCTAAATTAAAAGCGGGCAAGTTACCCCATTTACTTGCTCCACCTTGGTGTTTTAACACAGGTTTGGTTAATGTAATAACACCAGTGATAGGGTTCATTGATATGCTTTGATAGCTGAGATGTTGATCTAGCTCTATGTCTATTAAAGCCTTTTCAAACTGCTGTACAGCATTGAGTTGCAAATAAAACCAGCCACCAGTAAGAATACCAATAACACAGCCGATAATTATTAAAACTCTAATCATGCATCAATCCCTATGGGGCTATTGCCACTCGGTCATTTGGTAGCGTTCGAGTACTAAATGAGTGACATCATTGTATTCACGGCAGGCTTCTTGCTCGCAAGCTTTGACTTTATCGACAAATATTTGTGGAATAAGAAAACCACTGGGGGAAACTTTATTGGGGTTTCCTCTAACTTCTCCCCAAACCAAAAACCAACCCAGTTTATTAATATTGTTTGTGTTATGTAATTCGATAGGGTAGGGCCAGTCTACGGTGGCAGGGTTGCCAACTTTATTAACTTTAACCAAAACAAATGTTTTTAGTTTGTTTTGGGTGTAGAAAAATTGTGCTGCCTGTAATAACGGGTTGCTGATTTTATCGACATCATCATATAAATAAGTCAGCCGATCTTCTAAGGCTGCTTTTTTCAGTCGCTTAGTGTCTTGTTGAATGCGGCTAGCTAAGGAACCTTGTGATAGGGCTGTTTGAGTTGCTTGGTTAATATTACCTGCAATATAATTTTTGATAGTATCGTCAGCAGTCTGCCACTGTTCATTTTGCTTGGTAAACTGTGCACTATACATCATGTTACTATCTTGTTTAATAGGTAATTCAAGCTGATCCATTACGTATAGGTTATAGTTATTTGTTGCATGACTAATAGCGGCTGCTTTGGCACTGACAGCTTTTTCAAATTGTTTAATTAGGCGAGTATTTTGAAATAAAGATTTATTTTGGGTAAGAGCAATAACAGCGCCATTACTAAAACTCCAGCCCTGGTTGGTGTGAAATAAAACACCAATTAATTGTGTATCAAAAACAGGTAATTCACCAAGATAAAAGGAGAGGGCTTCTCTTTTATCAATACGGGAGCGATGAAGCAAAAACTTTTTATTTATTGCAACGGTATAGTCAAAATGGTAACCCAAATAAAAATTACCTTTTAACTGTTCGTAAGTTCGCCCGTCATAGAAGCTAATATTAGC
This genomic interval from Spartinivicinus ruber contains the following:
- a CDS encoding carbon storage regulator, with the protein product MLKLTIKKGHAICIGDDVRIEFEPEHYKDKIHVKTKIFAPDEVPVKRLEIYENREEIEKDLNDYFKRVKKNKQKKQLVKGNNFKNSPLKSSNSPQFGNYRTKSVHLPFMEETNTSFESEAQENKKQPKIIFKKKRAYSHLETTKPTRQAPQLEAETSSS